Proteins found in one Sphingomonas sp. SORGH_AS_0879 genomic segment:
- a CDS encoding HNH endonuclease, whose amino-acid sequence MFHPDLIRHPDSCPALVLNADYTPLSYYPLSVWPWQTAVKAVFLDRVDIVAHYEREVRSPTAKVKLPSVIALKQFVKPSQFPAFTRFNLFLRDRFSCQYCGSHRDLTFDHVIPRAQGGRTTWENVVTACAPCNLKKGGRTPRQAAMPLHIEPIRPTNWHLQEHGRSFPPNYLHETWHDWLYWDVELEA is encoded by the coding sequence GTGTTTCATCCCGACTTGATCCGACACCCGGACTCCTGTCCGGCTCTCGTGCTGAACGCCGATTATACGCCGCTGTCCTATTATCCGCTGTCGGTCTGGCCCTGGCAGACCGCGGTGAAGGCCGTGTTCCTCGACCGGGTGGATATCGTCGCCCATTATGAGCGTGAGGTGCGCAGCCCGACCGCCAAGGTCAAGCTGCCCTCGGTCATCGCGCTCAAGCAATTCGTGAAGCCGTCGCAATTCCCGGCCTTCACCCGTTTCAACCTGTTCCTGCGCGACCGCTTCTCCTGCCAATATTGCGGATCGCACCGCGACCTGACCTTCGACCATGTCATCCCCCGCGCACAGGGCGGGCGGACGACCTGGGAGAATGTCGTCACCGCCTGTGCCCCCTGCAATCTGAAGAAGGGCGGGCGCACCCCGCGCCAGGCCGCGATGCCGCTGCATATCGAGCCGATCCGCCCGACGAATTGGCATTTGCAGGAACATGGCCGCAGCTTCCCGCCCAATTATCTGCATGAAACATGGCACGACTGGCTGTACTGGGACGTTGAGTTGGAAGCGTAA